The Erythrobacter insulae genome window below encodes:
- a CDS encoding D-alanyl-D-alanine carboxypeptidase family protein: MTFSALIHRLILATAFAAFLHVQPAHAQKASSGAVPTADEAPIALLIDVTSGQVLFARNENRRFVPASITKTMTVFVAFERISNGTLDPASTIIVPEAVSTEWFGKGSSMLLPPQAEVRVSELLTGIATVSANDGSIVLASGLAGSVPAWLDEMNNAARRLGMVNSHFGTPNGWPDDGRTFTTANDLFLLAKAMIERHPKLYAEYIGQPSFAYNGITQVNRDPILGRIAGADGIKTGFTSEAGFGFLGSAKQNGQRLVMVLGGVDRNALRAKLAREFMRWGFEAFERKRLLQKSVIVGSARVQGGDARSVNLITDRQVYVNIPREAEDGVSYSVIYDGPLRAPINAGEPIGKLRISVPGMKPALVPLLAEQSVETAGFFRTIYNGVTGWFE; encoded by the coding sequence GTGACTTTTTCGGCTTTGATACACCGGTTGATACTGGCAACCGCTTTTGCGGCATTTCTGCACGTGCAGCCGGCGCATGCACAGAAAGCTTCCAGCGGAGCCGTACCGACCGCAGACGAAGCGCCGATCGCCTTGTTGATCGACGTCACTTCCGGGCAGGTGTTGTTTGCGCGAAACGAAAACCGCCGGTTTGTGCCCGCATCCATAACAAAGACGATGACCGTTTTTGTCGCGTTCGAACGGATCTCCAACGGAACCCTTGATCCGGCTAGCACGATCATCGTCCCCGAGGCCGTTTCGACCGAATGGTTCGGGAAGGGCTCATCAATGTTGCTTCCACCACAAGCCGAGGTGCGCGTTTCAGAATTGCTGACAGGGATCGCTACAGTTTCGGCGAATGATGGATCCATCGTTCTGGCTTCGGGGCTGGCCGGATCCGTGCCTGCCTGGCTTGATGAAATGAACAACGCCGCCAGGCGGCTTGGAATGGTCAACAGTCATTTTGGCACGCCCAACGGTTGGCCTGATGACGGCCGTACATTCACGACCGCGAACGATCTGTTTCTTTTGGCTAAAGCCATGATTGAGCGTCATCCAAAACTTTACGCTGAATATATCGGCCAGCCCAGCTTTGCCTATAACGGGATTACTCAAGTGAACCGCGACCCGATTCTGGGCAGAATCGCAGGAGCAGATGGCATTAAAACAGGCTTCACCAGCGAGGCGGGGTTTGGATTTTTGGGATCAGCCAAGCAGAACGGTCAGCGTCTGGTTATGGTTCTGGGCGGGGTTGATCGCAACGCATTGAGAGCCAAACTGGCGCGAGAGTTTATGCGATGGGGTTTTGAAGCCTTTGAAAGAAAGCGACTTTTGCAAAAAAGCGTCATTGTTGGCTCTGCCCGCGTTCAGGGCGGCGATGCTCGGTCTGTAAACCTGATCACTGATCGTCAAGTATACGTGAACATTCCAAGAGAGGCAGAAGATGGCGTGAGTTACAGCGTCATTTATGATGGGCCATTACGCGCGCCCATCAACGCAGGTGAGCCGATCGGGAAATTGAGAATATCGGTTCCGGGAATGAAGCCCGCATTGGTCCCGCTGCTCGCCGAACAGAGTGTTGAGACTGCTGGATTTTTCCGTACAATTTATAATGGGGTGACGGGGTGGTTCGAATGA
- a CDS encoding lytic murein transglycosylase: MITRIALAALAFAALSAPVPPALAQTQAQDGIAFDAYMELLKARARGEGVSEATIQRMTAGLTPNDRVIRLDRGQPGKPTVRGYPALAPYIRTHVNSTRIAGGRSVYRDNRSVLRAVEAEYGVPASVIVAIFGHETSYGQIRGNFDLSRSLATLAWEGRRRDLFANEFIALMKVADKGYSRSQLVGSYAGAFGNPQFLPSVYLRLAADGDGDGQANIFSNRSDTFASIANYFRDAGWRTGQPWGVRAYVPGGFDVDAYRNKLNAQVCSRVHERHSQWKTVREWRELGVQPQTSLPADTLVSLFQPDGPGQPAWLLTGNYRVILEYNCSNYYAMSVGLLADEIVN, encoded by the coding sequence ATGATCACACGCATTGCCCTTGCAGCGCTTGCTTTTGCTGCACTATCCGCCCCCGTTCCACCCGCATTGGCCCAAACTCAGGCGCAAGACGGGATTGCCTTTGATGCATATATGGAGCTGTTGAAAGCGCGCGCGCGGGGTGAAGGGGTTAGCGAAGCAACGATCCAGCGTATGACGGCGGGGCTAACGCCGAATGACCGCGTCATCCGGCTTGATCGCGGGCAACCGGGAAAACCGACTGTCCGGGGGTATCCTGCACTCGCGCCCTACATTCGAACACATGTCAATTCGACCCGGATTGCTGGCGGACGGTCGGTGTACAGGGATAATCGCTCTGTATTGAGAGCGGTTGAGGCAGAATATGGCGTTCCCGCATCAGTGATCGTCGCCATTTTCGGGCATGAAACAAGCTACGGACAGATACGAGGCAATTTCGATCTTTCCCGCAGCCTGGCAACCTTGGCTTGGGAAGGCCGCCGGCGCGATTTATTTGCCAATGAATTCATTGCCTTGATGAAGGTTGCTGATAAAGGGTATTCGCGCAGTCAATTGGTCGGCAGCTATGCCGGCGCGTTTGGCAACCCGCAATTTCTGCCGTCGGTTTACCTGCGCCTCGCCGCGGATGGAGACGGGGATGGGCAGGCGAACATCTTCTCAAATAGATCAGACACATTTGCATCAATCGCAAACTATTTTCGCGATGCAGGATGGCGGACCGGACAGCCTTGGGGTGTGCGAGCTTATGTTCCTGGCGGGTTTGACGTTGATGCCTACCGCAACAAATTGAACGCGCAGGTCTGTTCACGCGTGCATGAACGCCACAGCCAGTGGAAAACGGTGCGTGAATGGCGGGAGCTCGGGGTTCAGCCGCAGACATCACTGCCGGCCGATACGCTTGTATCTTTGTTTCAGCCGGACGGTCCCGGTCAGCCGGCATGGCTGCTCACCGGCAATTACCGCGTTATCCTCGAGTACAATTGTTCAAATTATTATGCGATGAGCGTTGGCCTGCTTGCTGACGAAATCGTGAACTAA